The Aspergillus flavus chromosome 2, complete sequence region ACCTCTTGCAGTGCTATTGGTAAAATACCTCACCCTTTTTTGCATTAGCTCCGTTAACGGGTACCTTTTTCCTCTTGGGAACGGCGGCTAGACCCAGGGTCCAAGACTAAGCATCCTCGGGACATTTGTGGGTAGCAGGCTCCATAAACCGGAAAGTTTATTTGGCGATTGTCGGCAATGATAATCCTTCCAGGTCCAAGAACTGGAGAATGGCTTGGGGAGCTCTTGGACAAAGAATTATACCAGAGTAAATCGGGGTAGGACATCCTATTTCTTCAACGGGCTTCCCAGGAGAAATATCTGTAACAcatttaaattataattaggTTTCAAGCACACTGTATCAAAGATTGTACCTCAAAGAATTATCTCATTGCTAGTTATTCATTATGTCCAAGGCTCAGCCCATCAAACGCCGGCCCGATGGACGGTCCAAATTTGACTTGAACATTGATAGTCCCCAACTGCAACATCTTACACGACacatcgatgaggccgaaCATGTCCGCATCGAAAACTGCATAGGCTTCGTGCAAGTCCCAGTTGGCATTGCCGGGCCACTGCGCATCACGGGCCCTGAGACGACGGGTGAATACTATGCACCATTGGCTACATGTGAGCCGACCTTGGTGGCTAGTTGCAGCCGGGGCTGCAAGGTCTTCAATGCATGCGGTGGCCTGCAGTTCGAGGTTCTCAGTGAGGCCATGTCTCGTGCGCCGATGTTTCTCTTCGCAAGCCCAGCGCATGCAGTAGCGTTTGCGCGAGCGGTCCCATCATTCCGAAACGAGTTTGCCCGATGGGCCGAGTCGACTAGCCGATACGTTCGGCTACAAGAGCTACAAGCTTCGGTTATTGGCTCTAGTGTTCATCTTTTCTGCAGCTACTTTTGTGGTAATGCTGCAGGGCAGAATATGGTCAGCAAGGCCACGCAGCATGCCTGCGAGATGCTGCGGGCCCACCGATGTGCAAAGCAATTTCAGATCCAAGACTTCCTCATCGAGGGTCAATTGGCGTCGGACAAGAAGCCTTCTTGGGGCAATGTGCAGAGAGCTAGGGGAGTTGAAGCGCTAGCGTGGGGCACTATTACCAACGCTGCATGCCAAGAAATCCTAGGCTGCAGCACGGAGCGTCTATATCGTACTCAAATGGCTCTAAAAGAAGGGGGGATACGCAATGGCCAGTTCGGCTGCAATATCAATACTGCCAATATTATAGCCGCTATCTTCGTGTCGACGGGGCAAGATGCGGGCAGTGTCGCAGAGGCTTCCTGGAGTCATCTCACCTCTGAATACGATTACGAGAGCAAGGAATTGAAAATGACTATCTATTTTCCCTCCTTACCGGTGGGTACCGTGGGTGGTGGGACCCTGTACCCATCGCAGAAGGAATGTCTGGATATGCTGGGGTGTGCGGAGCCctcggggaagagaagactTGCAGGCATGATTGCTGCCTTTGCAGTTGCATTGGATGCCAGCACAAGCGCAGCAATTGCTAACGATACATTTACTATGAGCCATATGAAGCTCGCCCGTGGGGAAATATTTGGCCCTCGAGCGTCGAAGCTATAGGCGAATGTGCACTGAATCGCCGCGGATAGAGTAACTTCATGTATTGCACTTGGccgtttcctttccttttttccttcgcttcctttttcttctagtcatttgcttttctttctttctggaGATATCATCTTTCTCTATGTATCTAGGTAGctagtttattttaataattttttcaTGACTCTCTATATTGTTTGTGGCCTTTTTGCTCTCTATTGTAAAATGTAATTCAATTTGTTATCGGTATGTGTACTCGCCTAACTAggtttccccttccctttttgcttttttatttttttaaaggCGTTAGTATGAAGACGAGTGAAGTGAGTTATACTCCAAAAGAACCTAGTCTGTGTATTAGAATGATCGACTCGTCCATGTCCGACAGGTAGCCTAGGGAGCACCACTCGAGGATCCAAGGATCCAACGGACAACCCCCGCGTACCGTTTGCTCTGGAGTGATAAGGTAGACTCGACCTTTAACTGAGAAAGTACTAGATCAGTGGGTCTGGCTCTTTTGACCTTTCCTTATACTGGAAGGTGCTAATATGTCCAGGAGATAGTATGATAGGAGGCACTGACGATCGTTTTGCCACAATGGAGCTGACATTGGATCATGAAGCAAATCATTCCAAGGCATTTAATTGTGATTTGTTCAAAGTTCAAGCCATGGTGGGTTGAGGGAACGGAGACAGACCAACGTCCGTGTTCTGGACCCTCAGCGGAAAAGTCTAACCCACCAGTCAATCCCCCGAGATCCACCGGTTCAGCCACGGATGGATTCTGAGCCCGGTTGCTTTTTTTGGACATGAACTCTACATTGAACTTAGCGTGGAAAAGACACGCGCAGTAGATCCACTTCGAAAACAGGGAAGTTGTGCATGGTTTAATTGTTTGGCATATTTTATGTTGTAGTTCGTTGTCGATTCGGCAGGTCGGTTTGTATCCCATGGTTATGGATTCGTTCTTCCCCCTTAAGCTCACCCGGCTTTTCTATCCTAACTTTCTAGTGTAAAGTATCTCGAGCAAGGTTAAACGGGACATGGACAGAGAAATCACCAATTGCCCTTCCCGGAGCAGATACGGTCTAAAACACGTGTGTATAACGGCCGACTGAACTTACAACAGGGCCCCATATTTCCTATCAATTTTGAATGCTTCGGAAAAAATGGGTGTCCAGTTCAGCAGGCGTTAGTTCCTGCTTGCCGAATTCCCGTTCACGCATGCAGATAGTTTGTTAGGCTTCAACGGTCTGGCTCAGTCTATCACCTCGCGTTCGCTAAAGATTTAGGTTTCCAAATAATGGCTCATCTTTGCAGATCAAACGTTTGTCAGGCATGAATACAACCCCATAGGGCCTACTTCCCACGTGTACTGTTGAAGGAATACCACCTCGGCTATTTTTTCCTAGGTGGTGTTTGTCCCTGAAATCTGGTAGGTCTCATTTTGTGGATAACGTATCCGTCGTCTTCATGCTATTACTTCACGCCAATTGACTTTCTCGGCCTTTGCCTCACTCGAGACCCTGGAGGATCGATGTGAAGAATAGCAGGATTGCACTACAAAATTTAGTAAAGTAAGATTGAAGGGTCCATGGGAGCCCGGTAGACTTGAGTCAGTATGAGACACATAAACCCCATCGGTATCAGTCTACATCTCTCCCAGACGTAGTTATTATACGTCCCGGATTGTTCCTATTCACATACAGCAGACTATAGTGCTATCTCAGCCCCTGTCAGAAGATGGAGCCTTCAGTCAGCGACTTCAAGCTTGTCGGACTGGCGGCGGGGTTCACACTAGGGTTCGGTTTCCTTACAGTCTGGAATGCAATTAAGCAGACTTCAGAAATTGAGAAGCCCTACAAGAGCCCTTTCGTTATTCTCATCTGGATTGAAATACTTTCCAATGTGGTAATCGGAGTAATGGGGTGGCTTGTGCTGGAGGGCATTGTACCTGTCATGTATGCCCCCTGAGCAATTGGCTATCCGATATGATACAGTTCGCTGTAGCGCTAATACTGTCCCCCCAGTGCACCTGTATTGGCGCTTCTACTATTCTGCTGGGCCCTCGAGATCCAATGTTGTATGCAAGTCATCATTAACCGCATCTACGTCgtggtggaaaagaagaagacagcgAGGAAAGTCAAATGGGGCACTGCTTGCCTGATAACAGCAATCAACATTGCAGTATTCTGCATATGGATTCCTGCACACATGACTCCCCCGGTCAATCATACGTGAGTGCCTTATTCTTATTTCCTTTGGGTACACCACTGACTTTCTTTGTAGCTTTGTCCTGATTAATCGCTTCTGGGACCCAATCTCCAAATTACTAATATGCATCGTGGATGCCTGCCTGAATATTTGGTTCCTACGAGTAGTGCGTGTGCGACTGGTTCGCCAAAATGGACTAAAAAAATATGGGCCCCTAGTTCGCTTCAACATGCGAATGATGTTCATTTCCGTACTCATGGACGTAAGGCCACCACCCAATTACGCATTTTCTTCCTGGGTGTCCAATGATTCTCACAGTTTATCTCTAGGCCATTCTCATTGGACTCATGTTCCTGCCGAACCCAATGGTTTACATCCAGTTTCACCCGGTAACCTACATCGTGAAGCTCAACATTGAGTTGAAAATGGCTTCCCTTATCCGCAAGCTTGCGCGGGATAGCAACATTAACAACGAAATTCATGAGGCATCAATGAATCTGCGAACCCGGTTCAACCCCCAAAGTCACTATATCAAGTGTGATGATGAGgtaagagaaaagaggaatcTGAGGCATATGCAGTTCGCCCAGCTACGGCAACAGGGGTTCGAAAGCGAGGACATGAAAATCCTGA contains the following coding sequences:
- a CDS encoding hydroxymethylglutaryl-CoA reductase (hmg-coa reductase) gives rise to the protein MSKAQPIKRRPDGRSKFDLNIDSPQLQHLTRHIDEAEHVRIENCIGFVQVPVGIAGPLRITGPETTGEYYAPLATCEPTLVASCSRGCKVFNACGGLQFEVLSEAMSRAPMFLFASPAHAVAFARAVPSFRNEFARWAESTSRYVRLQELQASVIGSSVHLFCSYFCGNAAGQNMVSKATQHACEMLRAHRCAKQFQIQDFLIEGQLASDKKPSWGNVQRARGVEALAWGTITNAACQEILGCSTERLYRTQMALKEGGIRNGQFGCNINTANIIAAIFVSTGQDAGSVAEASWSHLTSEYDYESKELKMTIYFPSLPVGTVGGGTLYPSQKECLDMLGCAEPSGKRRLAGMIAAFAVALDASTSAAIANDTFTMSHMKLARGEIFGPRASKL